The genomic segment GGCTATCGCCGGTGACGGCGAGCGGTACGATCTTGCCAGCTTCGGCCTGCGGCTTGGCGAAGCCGACAGTGACATAGCTCGCCTGGATGCGGCCACCAACGAGTTCGTTCATGATGTCGCCGGCACTGCGCATCGGCACGTGAAAGAGATCGGCGCCCTTGTGAGCGCGCAGCCATTCGAAAAACAATTGCGGTGAGCTGCCGCGTCCGAAAGATGCGTAATTGAGCTTGCCCGGTTCCTTCTTCGCCAGAGCGACGAGACCATCGAGTGTCTTGATGCCGAGATCCGGACTGGCATAGACGACGCCACCGGCACGTAGCATTTGCGTTAGCGGCGCCAACGTTTTGTAGCGCGCCCATTGTTCCGGCTCGAGGGAGGGCGCGGTGATCATCTGTTCGATGGTGACGGCGCAGATCGTGTAGCCATCGGGCGTCGCCTTAGCGCAGGCTTCGAGACCGAGCGAACCGTTGGCGCCGGCGCGATTTTCGATGATCGCGGCCTGGCCGAGTTTTTCGCGCAGCCGTTCGGTGATCGAACGGGTGATGGCATCGAGCACGCCGCCTGGCGGGAAGGGCACGATGACCTTGATGATCTGGTTCGGATAATTCTGCGCGTTCGCTGGCGCTGCAAACGTCGCGGCAAGGCCGATGGCGGCTGCCAGAAAAATTTTCATGTTCCCCTCCCTCTACAACGCTCAGATAGGCGGCAGTTTGCCTCCCGAAAGATAGGTGCCGATGCGGTTGCCGCGCGTGATCGGCAGGATCAGATGCGAGGCGTGGTTGGCATCGGTATGGATATTCACTGTCGCGGCGCGGGCGCGATGCAGATGGCCGATGTTGATGGCTTCAAGGGCGTTCGCCGGCGCATCGTCGTCGGCGCATTTGATGCGCAGGCCGATCTGTTCGCCGGGCTTCAGCAGGATGGCGTAGGGGCGCACCTCAATGTTGAGTTCATAGACGACACCGGGCTGCAAGACATCGCGTCGATCATGACGGTGATGGGGCTGCCAGGGCAAGGAGCGCGTTTCATCCAGCGCACGCTGCGACGCGCGCAGCCAGCCTCGGGTCAGTAATCGTTCCTTACCTTCAGCACTACGATGCAGGATCGAGACAAACACCAGCGCGTCATCGTCACAGGTCGATAGATGGAGATTGCAGACCATGGGGCCGCAAAGCTCCGTCGCCTCGACCATCGGGGGCGACCAGAAACGGGCTTCGCCATGGGCGTGCGGCGCATCGTGAAAGGT from the Beijerinckia sp. 28-YEA-48 genome contains:
- a CDS encoding tripartite tricarboxylate transporter substrate binding protein; this encodes MKIFLAAAIGLAATFAAPANAQNYPNQIIKVIVPFPPGGVLDAITRSITERLREKLGQAAIIENRAGANGSLGLEACAKATPDGYTICAVTIEQMITAPSLEPEQWARYKTLAPLTQMLRAGGVVYASPDLGIKTLDGLVALAKKEPGKLNYASFGRGSSPQLFFEWLRAHKGADLFHVPMRSAGDIMNELVGGRIQASYVTVGFAKPQAEAGKIVPLAVTGDSREPLLPDVPSLGELGLNFPYKGGWFALMAPPGVDEKIMNRLAGAVRELVEEADYRSKFLEPQGYVGIGNTPAEFATLLKVEMARGDELAKLVPAPNN